Proteins co-encoded in one Kutzneria chonburiensis genomic window:
- the murI gene encoding glutamate racemase yields MSPAADAPIGIFDSGVGGLTVARAIMDQLPGERVRYLGDTANCPYGPLPIAEARRHALAAFDQLVASGVKMLVIACNTASAACLRDARERYDIPVVEVVLPAVRRAVATSRSGRIGLIGTQGTVQSRAYDDAFAAAPQVTLTSAACPRFVDFVERGITSGRQVLGLTEMYLEPLHRADVDTLILGCTHYPLLTGVIQIVMGDQVTLVSSAEETAKDVVRVLTERDLFRESAEDYPEHEFLATGPAEPFRRLARRFLGPQVGAVGAVMSPSTP; encoded by the coding sequence GTGAGCCCTGCCGCCGACGCCCCGATCGGGATTTTCGACTCCGGCGTGGGCGGCCTCACCGTCGCCCGCGCGATCATGGACCAGCTGCCCGGCGAACGCGTCCGCTACCTCGGCGACACCGCGAACTGCCCGTACGGACCGCTGCCCATCGCCGAGGCTCGCCGGCACGCACTCGCCGCGTTCGACCAGCTCGTCGCCAGCGGGGTGAAGATGCTGGTCATCGCCTGCAACACGGCGTCGGCCGCCTGTCTGCGGGACGCCCGTGAGCGCTACGACATCCCGGTCGTCGAGGTCGTGCTGCCGGCGGTGCGCCGGGCCGTGGCCACCAGCCGCTCCGGGCGTATCGGCCTGATCGGCACGCAGGGCACCGTGCAGTCCCGGGCCTACGACGACGCCTTCGCCGCCGCCCCTCAGGTCACGCTGACCAGCGCCGCCTGCCCGCGGTTCGTGGACTTCGTCGAGCGGGGCATCACGTCGGGCCGGCAGGTGCTGGGCCTGACCGAGATGTACCTGGAGCCGCTGCACCGGGCCGATGTGGACACGCTCATTCTCGGCTGCACCCACTATCCGCTGCTCACGGGCGTGATCCAGATCGTGATGGGGGACCAGGTGACGCTGGTGTCCAGCGCCGAGGAGACGGCCAAGGACGTGGTCCGGGTGCTGACCGAGCGCGACCTGTTCCGGGAAAGCGCCGAGGACTACCCCGAGCACGAATTCCTGGCCACCGGCCCCGCCGAGCCGTTCCGGCGATTGGCCCGCCGATTCCTGGGTCCGCAGGTAGGGGCGGTCGGCGCCGTCATGTCACCCTCTACGCCGTGA